A DNA window from Pseudomonas tohonis contains the following coding sequences:
- a CDS encoding glycine betaine ABC transporter substrate-binding protein — protein sequence MRKLKSLCLQSIGIAALAIGLGSAHAADKPTLKIGYVNGWDDSVAATHVAGEILKEKLGYGVELKPVEPAIMWQGIARGDLDATLSAWLPATHGEYFEKLKDKVVVLGSNYKGAKIGLIVPDYVQAKSIEDLNTYSKDFDGKITGIDAGAGVMRRTEDAIKQYNLDIKLMPSSGPAMATALTRAEKAQKPIVVTGWIPHWMFAKWKLRFLEDPKKVFGDDEHVDTVANPGLETKAPEATAFLKKFSWSGEEVGAVMLAIREGAKPEEAAKAWIAKNPERVAEWLK from the coding sequence ATGCGAAAGCTGAAGTCCCTGTGTCTGCAATCCATCGGCATCGCCGCCCTGGCCATCGGCCTCGGCAGCGCCCACGCCGCTGACAAGCCCACCCTGAAGATCGGTTACGTCAACGGCTGGGACGACAGCGTCGCCGCCACCCACGTCGCCGGCGAGATCCTCAAGGAGAAGCTCGGCTATGGCGTCGAGCTCAAGCCGGTGGAGCCCGCCATCATGTGGCAGGGCATCGCCCGCGGTGACCTGGATGCCACCCTCTCCGCCTGGCTGCCGGCCACCCACGGCGAGTACTTCGAGAAGCTCAAGGACAAGGTCGTGGTCCTCGGCTCCAACTACAAGGGCGCCAAGATCGGCCTGATCGTGCCCGACTACGTCCAGGCCAAGTCCATCGAGGACCTGAACACCTACAGCAAGGACTTCGACGGCAAGATCACCGGCATTGACGCCGGCGCCGGCGTAATGCGCCGCACCGAGGACGCCATCAAGCAGTACAACCTCGACATCAAGCTGATGCCCAGCTCCGGCCCGGCCATGGCCACCGCGCTGACCCGCGCCGAGAAGGCGCAGAAGCCCATCGTCGTGACCGGCTGGATCCCGCACTGGATGTTCGCCAAGTGGAAGCTGCGCTTCCTCGAGGACCCGAAGAAGGTCTTCGGCGACGACGAGCACGTCGACACCGTGGCCAACCCGGGCCTGGAAACCAAGGCGCCGGAAGCCACCGCCTTCCTCAAGAAATTCTCCTGGAGCGGCGAGGAAGTGGGCGCCGTGATGCTGGCAATCCGCGAGGGCGCCAAGCCCGAAGAGGCCGCCAAGGCCTGGATCGCCAAGAACCCCGAGCGCGTGGCCGAATGGCTTAAATAA
- the betI gene encoding transcriptional regulator BetI: MPKVGMQPIRRSQLINATLEAVDRVGMGDASIAYIARLAGVSNGIISHYFQDKNGLLEATMRHLMQALSTAVRERRAALVDDSARAHLRAIIDGNFDDSQVNGPAMKTWLAFWATSMHQPALRRLQRVNDHRLYSNLCCEFRRELPLEAARAAARGLAALIDGLWLRSALSGDAFNARQALQIAYDYLDLQLAKATDSRA; the protein is encoded by the coding sequence ATGCCCAAGGTCGGAATGCAGCCGATCCGCCGTTCGCAACTGATCAACGCGACCCTCGAAGCCGTCGACCGGGTCGGCATGGGCGACGCCAGCATCGCCTACATCGCCCGCCTCGCCGGCGTCTCCAACGGCATCATCAGCCACTACTTCCAGGACAAGAACGGCCTGCTCGAAGCCACCATGCGCCACCTGATGCAGGCCCTGAGCACCGCCGTGCGCGAGCGCCGCGCCGCCCTGGTCGACGACTCCGCCCGGGCCCACCTGCGCGCCATCATCGACGGCAACTTCGACGACAGCCAGGTCAACGGCCCGGCGATGAAGACCTGGCTGGCGTTCTGGGCCACGAGCATGCACCAGCCCGCCCTGCGCCGCCTGCAGCGGGTCAACGACCACCGCCTCTACTCCAACCTGTGCTGCGAATTCCGCCGGGAACTGCCTCTGGAAGCCGCCCGCGCCGCCGCCCGTGGCCTCGCCGCCCTGATCGACGGCCTGTGGCTGCGCAGCGCCCTCTCCGGCGATGCCTTCAACGCCAGGCAGGCCCTGCAGATCGCCTATGACTACCTCGACCTGCAATTGGCCAAGGCTACCGACTCACGGGCGTAA
- a CDS encoding electron transfer flavoprotein subunit beta: MPHDELNIITLVSVGAHPTSGRARRAEQDARAVELGLRLGGDRLQVLHAGNPREEALRAYLGMGLAEIAVLEQPAQADALPALAEYLAEAGAQLVLTGSQAETGEGSGMLPFLLAERLGWPLVVGLAEVEKVENGVAQVLQALPRGQRRRLRVRLPFLASVDNAAPAARQSAFGPARRGTLEACDVEVVEDTLLAEARLQPARPRPKRLKVIKAKTGAERMKAATAKASGGGGKVLKDLSPAEGAEAIFKLLMEEGVLR, from the coding sequence ATGCCGCATGACGAACTGAACATCATCACCCTGGTCTCCGTCGGCGCTCACCCGACCTCCGGCCGCGCCCGCCGTGCGGAGCAGGACGCCCGCGCCGTCGAGCTGGGCCTGCGCCTGGGCGGCGATCGCCTGCAGGTGCTGCACGCCGGCAACCCGCGCGAGGAAGCCCTGCGCGCCTACCTGGGCATGGGCCTGGCGGAAATCGCCGTGCTCGAACAGCCCGCCCAGGCAGACGCCCTGCCGGCACTGGCGGAGTACCTCGCCGAAGCCGGCGCGCAGCTGGTGCTCACCGGCAGCCAGGCGGAAACCGGCGAAGGCTCGGGGATGCTGCCCTTCCTGCTGGCCGAGAGACTCGGCTGGCCGCTGGTGGTCGGGCTCGCGGAAGTGGAAAAGGTTGAGAACGGCGTGGCCCAGGTGCTGCAGGCCCTGCCCCGTGGCCAGCGGCGCCGCCTGCGGGTGCGCCTGCCCTTCCTCGCCAGCGTCGACAACGCCGCCCCGGCGGCGCGCCAGAGCGCCTTCGGCCCGGCCCGGCGCGGCACGCTCGAGGCCTGCGACGTCGAAGTGGTTGAAGACACGCTGCTGGCCGAGGCACGCTTGCAACCGGCCCGGCCGAGGCCCAAGCGGCTCAAGGTGATCAAGGCCAAGACCGGCGCCGAGCGGATGAAGGCGGCCACGGCCAAGGCTTCCGGCGGGGGCGGAAAGGTGCTCAAGGACCTGTCGCCAGCCGAGGGTGCCGAGGCTATCTTCAAGCTGTTGATGGAAGAAGGAGTGCTGCGCTGA
- a CDS encoding ABC transporter permease — translation MSEKLDLGSWVNDVVQHLLDNYSGAFENIGAVVSGFSELIERFLMWPPAWLVIAVFVGLGLWRIGVKFALFTAAAFVLIVLTGFWEQTVVTLGLTFSSTLISLLLGVPLGIWAAKSERVAYIIRPILDFMQTMPAFVYLIPAAMLFGLGRVPGIIATVIFAMPPAVRLTSLGIRQVNKEIVEAGQSFGCTSWQLLYKVQLPNAMPSIMAGVNQTIMMALSMVIIASMVGAGGLGNDVLASIQRLDIGLGFESGMAVVLLAIILDRITESFGTPQTASRGRLFGWLSARAKLQRQ, via the coding sequence ATGAGCGAGAAACTGGATCTGGGCAGCTGGGTCAACGATGTCGTCCAGCACCTGCTGGACAACTACAGCGGCGCCTTCGAGAACATCGGCGCCGTGGTCAGCGGCTTTTCCGAGCTGATCGAACGCTTCCTCATGTGGCCGCCGGCCTGGCTGGTGATCGCCGTGTTCGTCGGCCTCGGGCTGTGGCGCATCGGCGTCAAGTTCGCCCTGTTCACCGCCGCCGCCTTCGTGCTCATCGTGCTCACCGGCTTCTGGGAACAGACGGTGGTGACCCTCGGGCTGACCTTCTCCTCGACCCTGATCAGCCTGCTTCTCGGCGTGCCCCTGGGCATCTGGGCGGCGAAGAGCGAGCGGGTGGCCTACATCATCCGTCCCATCCTCGACTTCATGCAGACCATGCCGGCGTTCGTCTACCTGATTCCCGCCGCCATGCTCTTCGGCCTCGGCCGCGTGCCGGGGATCATCGCCACGGTGATCTTCGCCATGCCCCCGGCGGTGCGCCTGACCAGCCTCGGCATCCGCCAGGTGAACAAGGAAATCGTCGAAGCCGGGCAATCCTTCGGCTGCACCAGCTGGCAGCTGCTATACAAGGTGCAGCTGCCGAACGCGATGCCCTCGATCATGGCCGGGGTCAACCAGACCATCATGATGGCGCTGTCGATGGTGATCATCGCCTCGATGGTCGGCGCCGGTGGCCTGGGCAACGACGTGCTCGCCAGCATCCAGCGCCTGGACATCGGCCTGGGCTTCGAGAGCGGCATGGCCGTGGTGCTGCTGGCGATCATCCTCGACCGCATCACCGAGAGCTTCGGTACCCCGCAGACCGCCTCCCGCGGCCGCCTGTTCGGCTGGCTGAGCGCACGGGCCAAGCTGCAACGGCAATGA
- a CDS encoding GlxA family transcriptional regulator produces MSQSNQGSQPQNRAPQSIGFLLLDNFTLISLASAVEPLRMANQLSGKELYRWFTLTQSGLPVSASDGLQITPDASLENAPALDAVIVCGGVDIQHSVTREHLQWLQSQARQGRQLGAVCTGSWALAKAGLLDGYDCSVHWECLAAMQEAFPRAAITTRLFSIDRNRNTSSGGTAPMDMMLHLIAREHGRELAAAISEMFIYERIRNEQDHQRVPLKHMLGTNQPKLQEIVALMEANLEEPIDLDELACYVDVSRRQLERLFQKYLHCSPSRYYLKLRLIRARQLLKQTAMSIIEVASVCGFVSTPHFSKCYREYFGIPPRDERANQNANVVALVPMPEDLMRPSSSTAMAALTRAQGESTFASVRL; encoded by the coding sequence ATGTCACAGTCCAACCAGGGCTCCCAGCCCCAGAACCGCGCTCCCCAATCCATCGGCTTCCTGCTGCTGGACAACTTCACCCTGATCTCCCTGGCCTCTGCGGTGGAGCCGCTGCGCATGGCCAACCAGCTCTCCGGCAAGGAGCTGTACCGCTGGTTCACCCTGACCCAGAGCGGCCTGCCGGTGAGCGCCAGCGACGGCCTGCAGATCACCCCCGACGCCAGCCTGGAGAACGCCCCGGCACTGGACGCGGTGATCGTCTGCGGCGGTGTCGACATCCAGCACAGCGTCACCCGCGAACACCTGCAGTGGCTGCAATCGCAAGCCCGCCAGGGGCGCCAGCTCGGCGCCGTGTGCACCGGCAGCTGGGCGCTGGCCAAGGCCGGGTTGCTCGACGGCTACGACTGCAGCGTGCACTGGGAGTGCCTGGCCGCGATGCAGGAGGCCTTCCCCCGCGCCGCCATCACCACCCGCCTGTTCTCCATCGACCGCAACCGCAACACCTCGTCCGGCGGCACCGCGCCGATGGACATGATGCTGCACCTGATCGCCCGCGAGCATGGCCGCGAACTGGCGGCGGCGATCTCCGAGATGTTCATCTACGAACGCATCCGCAACGAGCAGGACCACCAGCGCGTGCCGCTCAAGCACATGCTCGGCACCAACCAGCCGAAGCTGCAGGAAATCGTGGCGCTGATGGAGGCCAACCTGGAGGAGCCCATCGACCTCGACGAGCTGGCCTGCTACGTCGACGTGTCGCGCCGCCAGCTCGAGCGGCTGTTCCAGAAGTACCTGCACTGCTCGCCCTCGCGCTACTACCTGAAGCTGCGCCTGATCCGTGCGCGCCAGCTGCTCAAGCAGACCGCCATGTCGATCATCGAAGTGGCCTCGGTATGCGGCTTCGTCTCCACGCCGCACTTCTCCAAGTGCTACCGCGAGTACTTCGGCATCCCGCCGCGTGACGAGCGCGCCAACCAGAACGCCAACGTGGTGGCGCTGGTGCCCATGCCCGAGGACCTGATGCGGCCCTCGTCCTCCACCGCCATGGCGGCCCTCACCCGCGCCCAGGGCGAGTCGACCTTCGCCAGCGTGCGCTTGTAA
- a CDS encoding BCCT family transporter — protein MFFGSTALILILTVALILFPEGAGLWLNKAQTWLSRSFGWYYMLAIGAYLFFVLYVAFSRYGNLRLGADGDRPDFSYGAWAGMLFSSGIGISLLYFAASEPIDHLYNPPEGEAGTEHAARQALQLTFLHWGVHGWAIYALVGLAVGYFAYRHKQPLALRSALYPLFGERLMKGSVGNAVDCFGIFVTLLGLVTNLGIGSLQVSSGLEYLFGYPHSQGALLTVILVMSAVATLAAVSGIEKGIRRLSNLNIILFSGLLLFVLLAGDTLHLLNGLVQNLGDYLNGLVLKTFDLYVYTGQSGKSEAWMGLWTLFYWAWWISWAPFVGMFIARISRGRTVRELVCGVLLIPLGFTLAWLSVFGNSALDLVMDQNATELGKAALEQPAMSIYLLLEHYPWAKAVIGLSICVGFVLFLTPADSGSVMLANLSRKGGELDEDAPNWLRIFWSVLITLVTIGLLFAGNFTAMQTVVVLAGLPFSVVLLLYMFALLKAMRIDMEAQEMNRHSPVIAPGPV, from the coding sequence GTGTTCTTCGGTTCCACCGCGTTGATCCTGATCCTCACCGTCGCCCTGATCCTCTTCCCCGAGGGGGCCGGGCTCTGGCTGAACAAGGCGCAGACCTGGCTCTCGCGCAGCTTCGGCTGGTACTACATGCTGGCGATCGGGGCCTACCTGTTCTTCGTGCTCTACGTGGCCTTCTCCCGCTACGGCAACCTGCGCCTGGGCGCGGATGGCGACCGGCCGGACTTCAGCTACGGCGCCTGGGCGGGGATGCTGTTCTCCTCGGGCATCGGCATCTCGCTGCTGTATTTCGCCGCGTCCGAGCCCATCGACCACCTGTACAACCCGCCGGAGGGCGAGGCAGGCACCGAGCACGCGGCGCGCCAGGCGTTGCAGCTGACCTTCCTCCACTGGGGCGTGCACGGCTGGGCGATCTATGCGCTGGTCGGCCTGGCCGTCGGCTACTTCGCCTACCGCCACAAGCAGCCGCTGGCGCTGCGCTCGGCGCTCTACCCGCTGTTCGGCGAGCGCCTGATGAAGGGCTCGGTGGGCAACGCGGTGGATTGCTTCGGCATCTTCGTCACCCTGCTGGGCCTGGTGACCAACCTCGGCATCGGCTCGCTGCAGGTCTCCTCGGGCCTGGAGTACCTGTTCGGCTATCCGCACAGCCAGGGCGCGCTGCTGACGGTGATCCTGGTGATGAGCGCGGTGGCGACGCTGGCCGCCGTGTCGGGGATCGAGAAGGGCATCCGCCGCCTGTCGAACCTCAACATCATCCTGTTCAGCGGCCTGCTGCTGTTCGTGCTGCTGGCCGGCGACACCCTGCACCTGCTCAATGGGCTGGTGCAGAACCTCGGCGACTACCTCAACGGCCTGGTGCTGAAGACCTTCGATCTCTACGTCTACACCGGCCAGTCCGGCAAGAGCGAGGCGTGGATGGGCCTGTGGACCCTGTTCTACTGGGCCTGGTGGATTTCCTGGGCGCCCTTCGTCGGCATGTTCATCGCCCGCATCTCCCGTGGGCGCACGGTGCGAGAGCTGGTGTGCGGCGTGCTGCTGATCCCGCTCGGCTTCACCCTGGCCTGGCTGTCGGTCTTCGGCAACAGCGCACTGGACCTGGTGATGGACCAGAACGCGACCGAACTGGGCAAGGCCGCGCTGGAGCAGCCGGCGATGTCCATCTACCTGCTGCTGGAGCACTACCCCTGGGCCAAGGCGGTGATCGGCCTGTCGATCTGCGTGGGCTTCGTGCTGTTCCTGACGCCGGCGGATTCCGGCTCGGTGATGCTCGCCAACCTCTCGCGCAAGGGCGGCGAGCTGGACGAGGACGCGCCCAACTGGCTGCGCATCTTCTGGTCGGTACTGATCACCCTGGTGACCATCGGCCTGCTGTTCGCCGGCAACTTCACGGCGATGCAGACGGTGGTCGTGCTCGCCGGCCTGCCGTTCTCGGTGGTGCTGCTGCTCTACATGTTCGCCCTGCTCAAGGCCATGCGCATCGACATGGAGGCGCAGGAGATGAACCGGCACTCACCGGTGATCGCCCCCGGGCCCGTCTGA
- a CDS encoding L-serine ammonia-lyase, giving the protein MAISVFDLFKIGIGPSSSHTVGPMRAAVLFVGALRERQLLERVTRLEVNLYGSLSATGVGHGTDRAVVMGLMGEWPDRIDPRQIAPRIAELLASGVLPLDGRLPVPFDWQRDMRLLEENLPYHPNAMTLVAFGESGELHRDTYYSVGGGFVVDAEQAAAGQLDQDHTRLPYDFSSAEELLRLCKRHGLRVSELMLANEKAWRSEADIRSGLLRLWAAMRECVDNGLSQEGILPGGLNVRRRAARLHRSLLELGKPNVIGSTMSAMEWVNLFALAVNEENAAGGRMVTAPTNGAAGIIPAVLHYYMKFNPEASDDDVVNYLLGAAAVGILCKKNASISGAEVGCQGEVGSACAMAAAGLAEVLGATPEQLENAAEIGLEHNLGLTCDPVGGLVQVPCIERNAIAAVKAINAAQMALRGDGEHFISLDRVIRTMRDTGADMHDKYKETSRGGLAVSAIEC; this is encoded by the coding sequence GTGGCCATCAGCGTGTTCGACCTGTTCAAGATCGGGATCGGTCCCTCCAGCTCCCATACCGTCGGCCCCATGCGGGCGGCCGTGCTCTTCGTCGGCGCCTTGCGCGAGCGGCAGCTGCTGGAGCGGGTGACGCGCCTGGAGGTGAACCTCTACGGCTCGCTCTCCGCCACCGGCGTCGGCCACGGCACCGATCGCGCCGTGGTCATGGGGCTGATGGGCGAGTGGCCGGACCGCATCGACCCCAGGCAGATCGCCCCGCGCATCGCCGAGCTGCTCGCCAGCGGGGTCCTGCCGCTCGACGGTCGCCTGCCGGTGCCCTTCGACTGGCAGCGCGACATGCGCCTGCTCGAGGAGAACCTGCCGTATCACCCCAACGCCATGACCCTGGTGGCCTTCGGTGAGAGCGGCGAGCTGCACCGCGATACCTACTATTCGGTCGGCGGCGGTTTCGTCGTCGACGCCGAGCAGGCCGCCGCCGGCCAGCTCGACCAGGACCACACCCGGCTGCCCTACGACTTCTCCAGTGCCGAGGAGCTGCTGCGCCTGTGCAAGCGCCATGGCCTGCGCGTCTCCGAACTGATGCTGGCCAACGAGAAGGCCTGGCGCAGCGAGGCGGACATCCGCAGCGGCCTGCTGCGCCTGTGGGCGGCCATGCGCGAATGCGTGGACAACGGCCTGAGCCAGGAAGGCATCCTGCCCGGCGGGCTCAATGTCCGGCGCCGCGCCGCGCGGCTGCACCGCAGCCTGCTGGAGCTGGGCAAGCCCAACGTCATCGGCTCGACCATGAGCGCCATGGAATGGGTCAACCTGTTCGCCCTGGCGGTGAACGAGGAGAACGCCGCCGGCGGGCGCATGGTCACCGCCCCCACCAATGGCGCCGCCGGCATCATCCCGGCGGTGTTGCACTACTACATGAAGTTCAATCCGGAAGCCTCCGACGACGACGTGGTGAACTACCTGCTCGGGGCCGCCGCGGTGGGCATCCTGTGCAAGAAGAACGCCTCCATCTCCGGCGCCGAGGTCGGCTGCCAGGGCGAGGTGGGCTCGGCGTGCGCCATGGCCGCCGCCGGCCTGGCCGAAGTGCTCGGGGCCACCCCGGAGCAACTGGAGAACGCCGCCGAGATCGGCCTGGAACACAACCTCGGGCTGACCTGCGACCCGGTGGGCGGGCTGGTGCAGGTGCCCTGCATCGAGCGCAATGCCATCGCCGCGGTGAAGGCCATCAACGCCGCGCAGATGGCCCTGCGTGGCGATGGCGAGCATTTCATCTCCCTCGACCGGGTGATCCGCACCATGCGGGACACCGGCGCGGACATGCACGACAAGTACAAGGAAACCTCGCGCGGCGGCCTGGCCGTCAGCGCCATCGAATGCTGA
- a CDS encoding choline ABC transporter substrate-binding protein — MMNMKKIAGAGLLACALVQGAWAQDPESCKQVRFAEIGWADISATTGVAMVLTEGLGYTPRKIMASVPIAFTGVKNKQIDVFLGYWAPSMDAVIEPFTKDNGVKVLPTANLEGAKYTLAVPTYAAEAGLKSFQDIAKFKDQLGGKIYGIEPGNDGNLLIDKMIKGDQFGLGGFRMVESSEAGMLVQVQRAVKKKEPVVFLGWAPHPMNTQFDITYLAGGDDVFGPDFGAAKVYTVVPPDYEARCGNVGKLLNNLQFSVEIESQLMDRVLKKEDPVVVAKDWIKANPAILDKWLAGVTTLDGQDGAAAVKKHVGL; from the coding sequence ATGATGAACATGAAGAAGATCGCGGGTGCCGGCTTGCTGGCCTGCGCGCTGGTGCAAGGCGCGTGGGCACAGGACCCGGAGAGCTGCAAACAGGTGCGTTTCGCCGAGATCGGCTGGGCCGACATCTCGGCCACCACCGGCGTCGCGATGGTCCTCACCGAGGGCCTGGGATACACCCCGCGTAAGATCATGGCTTCGGTGCCGATCGCCTTCACCGGCGTGAAGAACAAGCAGATCGACGTGTTCCTCGGCTACTGGGCGCCCTCCATGGACGCCGTGATCGAGCCCTTCACCAAGGACAACGGCGTGAAGGTGCTGCCGACCGCCAACCTCGAAGGCGCCAAGTACACCCTCGCCGTGCCCACCTATGCCGCCGAAGCGGGCCTGAAGAGCTTCCAGGACATCGCCAAGTTCAAGGACCAGCTGGGCGGCAAGATCTACGGCATCGAGCCGGGCAACGACGGCAACCTGCTGATCGACAAGATGATCAAGGGCGACCAGTTCGGCCTCGGCGGCTTCCGCATGGTCGAGTCCAGCGAGGCCGGCATGCTGGTCCAGGTGCAGCGCGCGGTGAAGAAGAAGGAGCCGGTGGTCTTCCTCGGCTGGGCCCCGCACCCGATGAACACCCAGTTCGACATCACCTACCTCGCCGGTGGCGATGACGTGTTCGGCCCGGACTTCGGCGCCGCCAAGGTCTACACCGTGGTACCGCCGGATTACGAGGCGCGCTGCGGCAACGTCGGCAAGCTGCTGAACAACCTGCAGTTCAGCGTCGAGATCGAAAGCCAGCTGATGGACCGCGTCCTGAAGAAGGAAGACCCGGTGGTGGTCGCCAAGGACTGGATCAAGGCCAACCCGGCGATCCTCGACAAGTGGCTGGCAGGCGTCACCACCCTCGACGGCCAGGACGGCGCCGCCGCCGTGAAGAAACACGTCGGCCTCTGA
- a CDS encoding quaternary amine ABC transporter ATP-binding protein, translating to MQSGKIVVQNLYKVFGQQPQEAIDLLKQGWSKERILAERGAVIGVSDVSFSVEEGEIFVLMGLSGSGKSTLIRLINRLIEPTAGDVFIDGQNVAKLPKAQLIDLRRRDMSMVFQSFALMPSRTVLDNAAFGLEVAGKSKKERERRAMEVLEQVGLAPFAQKYPHELSGGMQQRVGLARALAVDPSMIIMDEAFSALDPLKRREMQDVLLQLQKTHRRTIIFVSHDIEEAMRIGTRIGIMEGGKLVQVGTPQELIEKPANDYVRNFFDTVDTSRYLTAGQLKADSVPLYVHNGKAPDAQQVCQELQALDKHYAFIVDEDNKFRGSISLEKIALLVEEGQTRSLEPELLKHIVPVPEDLPLEQVIERLVDNEGPIPVVDQDGHYCGAISKGRLLSRLQGE from the coding sequence ATGCAGTCTGGAAAAATCGTGGTCCAGAACCTCTACAAGGTTTTCGGCCAACAGCCACAAGAAGCCATCGACTTGCTCAAGCAAGGCTGGAGCAAGGAGAGGATCCTCGCCGAACGTGGCGCGGTGATCGGCGTCAGCGACGTGTCGTTCAGCGTCGAGGAGGGCGAGATCTTCGTGCTCATGGGCCTCTCCGGCTCGGGCAAGTCCACCCTCATCCGCCTGATCAACCGCCTGATCGAGCCCACCGCCGGTGACGTGTTCATCGACGGGCAGAACGTCGCCAAGCTGCCCAAGGCGCAATTGATCGACCTGCGTCGCCGCGACATGAGCATGGTCTTCCAGTCCTTCGCCCTGATGCCCTCGCGCACGGTGCTGGACAACGCCGCCTTCGGCCTCGAAGTGGCCGGCAAGAGCAAGAAGGAGCGTGAGCGCCGCGCCATGGAAGTGCTGGAGCAGGTGGGCCTGGCGCCCTTCGCCCAGAAGTACCCGCACGAACTGTCCGGCGGCATGCAGCAGCGCGTCGGCCTGGCGCGCGCCCTGGCGGTCGACCCTTCGATGATCATCATGGACGAGGCCTTCTCGGCCCTCGACCCGCTCAAGCGCCGCGAGATGCAGGATGTGCTCCTGCAACTGCAGAAGACCCACCGCCGCACCATCATCTTCGTCTCCCACGATATCGAGGAGGCCATGCGCATCGGCACCCGCATCGGCATCATGGAAGGCGGCAAGCTGGTCCAGGTCGGCACCCCGCAGGAGCTGATCGAGAAACCCGCCAACGACTACGTGCGCAACTTCTTCGACACCGTCGACACCAGCCGCTACCTCACCGCCGGCCAGCTCAAGGCCGACAGCGTCCCGCTGTACGTGCACAACGGCAAGGCGCCCGACGCCCAGCAGGTGTGCCAGGAGCTGCAGGCGCTGGACAAGCACTACGCCTTCATCGTCGACGAGGACAACAAGTTCCGCGGCTCCATCAGCCTGGAGAAGATCGCCCTGCTGGTGGAGGAAGGCCAGACCCGGAGCCTGGAGCCCGAACTGCTCAAGCACATCGTGCCGGTGCCCGAGGACCTCCCCCTGGAGCAGGTGATCGAGCGCCTGGTGGACAACGAAGGTCCCATCCCAGTCGTCGACCAGGACGGCCATTACTGCGGCGCCATCAGCAAGGGCCGCCTGCTTAGCCGCCTGCAGGGAGAATGA
- a CDS encoding choline ABC transporter substrate-binding protein has protein sequence MNPLINRFLAVALCTPLLAQAVEPESCKTVRFADVGWTDITATTAVTRYVLTELGYSTQVKRLSVPDTYKALSEKKIDVFLGNWMPSMENDIKPYRENGSVDTLGANLKGAKYTLAVNQAAYDGGLKSFADLARFKNELGGKLYGIEPGNDGNKLIQKMIDDKAFGLADFKLVESSESGMLSQVKRAEHLKQWVVFLGWEPHPMNNQFQMHYLAGGDDYFGPDFGGATVYTNTRAGLAKECPNLGRLLGNLQFSLEMENHLMGAILNQSTNRRREAKAWLKAHPEQLEKWLDGVTTRDGKMANAALGLAAAP, from the coding sequence ATGAACCCATTGATCAACCGGTTCCTGGCCGTAGCGCTCTGCACCCCGCTGCTGGCCCAGGCCGTAGAACCGGAATCCTGCAAGACCGTCCGTTTCGCCGATGTCGGCTGGACCGACATCACCGCCACCACCGCCGTCACCCGCTACGTGCTGACCGAGCTGGGCTACAGCACGCAGGTCAAGCGCCTCTCGGTGCCCGACACCTACAAGGCGCTGTCGGAGAAGAAGATCGACGTGTTCCTCGGCAACTGGATGCCGAGCATGGAGAACGACATCAAGCCGTACCGCGAGAACGGCTCGGTGGACACCCTGGGCGCCAACCTCAAGGGCGCCAAGTACACCCTGGCGGTGAACCAGGCGGCCTATGACGGGGGCCTGAAGAGCTTCGCCGACCTGGCGCGGTTCAAGAACGAGCTGGGCGGGAAGCTCTACGGGATCGAGCCCGGCAACGACGGCAACAAGCTGATCCAGAAGATGATCGACGACAAGGCGTTCGGCCTCGCCGACTTCAAGCTGGTGGAATCCAGCGAGAGCGGCATGCTGTCCCAGGTCAAGCGCGCCGAGCACCTCAAGCAGTGGGTGGTGTTCCTGGGCTGGGAGCCACACCCGATGAACAACCAGTTCCAGATGCATTACCTGGCTGGAGGCGACGACTATTTCGGCCCCGATTTCGGCGGCGCCACCGTCTACACCAACACCCGCGCCGGCCTCGCCAAGGAATGCCCGAACCTGGGGAGGCTGCTCGGCAACCTGCAATTCAGCCTGGAAATGGAGAACCACCTGATGGGGGCGATCCTCAACCAGAGCACCAACCGCCGGCGCGAAGCCAAGGCCTGGCTGAAGGCGCACCCCGAGCAGCTGGAGAAGTGGCTCGACGGCGTCACCACCCGTGACGGGAAAATGGCGAATGCCGCACTCGGGCTCGCCGCAGCGCCATGA